GAAGATCTATATATTTGGAGATTCTACAATAGTTACTGTTTAAAACGTTGCAACTTTTAGAAAATcgattttttctaatttttttagtgcACCACTTTAACTAAAGAGGAGCTttacgaaagcacataaaaaaagtcAGAGTATTCAAACCTGATTTCGCGAAAATAGGTGTAAATGTAAGTATATACATAAGTAAATGCCAAGGCCAAGCATGTAACTATTAGTCTTAGCGAATAATAGCCATCAACTcgaaagaagataaaaaaaccGATTTTAaatctcacaaagagcaagtatgGTAAATATTGCAAGAGGGAAGATTCAACAGGTCAAAAGTTGCTTGGAAGACCACGAATACTTGTAAAGGactaaaataactataatttgTATAGGGATTTTAACTGCAAGGTCTAACagtttttaactaaatcaaatTAGCGATCTTGGTACACGAGTTTAACtcgatatttataaatatacgcGTGAGAcacaagttaaaaaacaaaatttacgaATTTGATTAGATGACGtaaatatacacataaaaaaattaaatagatttttcatttacaaaacctctagaaattaaacaaaaatactgaagagaatatttaatttgttatagaAATTTTAACGAGTATCAAATAAatcttcaataaataaaaagatccTTAGAAAGACATTCACATtacatttttccatttttttggaattattattttgaacaactataaaaaatataaattcacataattaacaaaaaattacaaatttgcGGAATCAACCAGCCACAAGGTTTTCCGGTAATGTTTCGTTATCTAAGTAAAAATTATGGAACTGATTGagaaaatttacaattattttagcgtctatttctttaaataacgtaactaaatcagtttttttttacgggagcaaattcttttaaaatattcctcgcaattttataattattgtctGATATcattaaagcttttttaattgcttttggtGAGTAACCTTGTAAAATTAGAGATTGGAAGTTATCCTCTGTGCTGTGAGTATTAGTTAGGAACTCTTTGTCAGCAGAACTATGAAATTCTTCACCAACGTTCTCTTTACGGTGAGGAGGAACAGGCGGTAGTAATTTATTACATCTAGTTGCTGTGGAAGTATCTGAATTTAAATCAGTAGTATCGGTggttggaattttttttatttgagagaAACAAGAAGATTGTTCATTAGCACCAGAATTCAAAGTTGAAGCACTTAAAATTGAGACATTCGACGGTATTGCTTTTTGATTATGAAGGTCATTATCTTCTAAAATCTCTTTATCTCCTTTATCCACTTCATTTAATGTATTGCTAAAATGAGAAACATCGTTAAGCGAAGTAGAagtttcttttgattttatagaCTCATTTAAAGCGTCTAAGAAATCATCACTAGAACACCCATAAATTGTTAAAGAGGGATCCTTTTGTACTACTTTTGAAGTATTCTCGTGAAAAGGATTTTCTGAGAACTTTCTTAGTGACGTTTCCCCTTCACTTTTTTGAAACGATAACTTTTTTGACGAGGCTTCGCCATCGCTAATGCttctttgatgttttttatcATGCATTCTAGATGCTGGTTCTAAAGTTCGTAATTGAGAAACGTCTAAAGATTCTTTACTGGAGTTTAACGTTAGGGATTCGGAAATAACATGCTCTTCATCTTGACGTGATTCTAACGACGAATGCAAAGGTTTATTAGATGTCACAAAAGAATTTGACTTTGGAAAAAGAAAAGGATCTGGGTTAAAAATAGAGTCAtactgtttaatatttaattttggatCATAACTAGATGCTGGTATTGGTTCCACATTATCAAAGTCAGTTGAGCGATCAAGAGCATCGTCTGATTTAGCTCGTCTAAGAGGCgaagtttgttttgaattaGATTCATTCCACTTGGTTTTATCATTCTCTGCGAAAGAATGACGATTTGTTGATTTTGGAGGAATCGTATCAGGCTGAGAAAGTAGTTCTTTTTTTCTCAATGGAACTGGTGGAATTTCAGTTTCAAGCGAATGCGGATTTTTTACTGATGATAAATTTCCATCATACGGTTTAGGCTTTCTAGGGTAGGCATCAGCAGCTGaatctaacaaatttttttttttagacttagGAGAGCAAGGAGGAGTGATATTAGGTGACATATTGGGTGAATGATGCGGGGAACAACGAGGACTACCCTTAGGCGTTGCAGCCTTAGACCATATTTTTTCGAATGTAGGAGCTCTATCTGGAACAGGAGGTGGACTCAATATCACTGGAGGATTGTTAGTAGAAGAATTTGAAGAGTTTTTTAAGGATCCCAAAAATAACACTTTATCAGTGGTATGAGCTCCAACTACACTGTGGTTTTTTAACACATCGTTTTTATTGGTGTGTGAAAACAATGACGATTGAGATGTAGCAGAACTGGTAGCCTGACGATGAGTGGTTGTAccctgtttattaaacaaacaattaaaaagcagaaaaaaacaTGGTACAACAAAGGCGCttaaaataacaagttatgcAATAAATAAAGCGAACTAATTAAACATGAATTTTGGCTGGGCAATTCGAAGTGGTAGTGGTGGGGGTTGAAAATCCTagttaaagaaagaaaactttgtTATGCTAAACACCTTTGCcacgttttttaattatatattttttgaatagaaaaCTTTTGGATTAACAACAataagaatattattattaatttttatttaaaatctaaaaaattaggataatatagtatattacaataatatggtagatgacaaataaaaaattagtaatctacaatattaaaagtactataaaaaaagtttgtagaatacaaataaaaaattaattaaaacaaaaaaaaaaattaacttttttttgtatttaattttatataaaaattatttaaacccaaggataaatatttgt
This genomic interval from Hydra vulgaris chromosome 01, alternate assembly HydraT2T_AEP contains the following:
- the LOC100208241 gene encoding E3 ubiquitin-protein ligase CBL, whose amino-acid sequence is MATGCGDGAENSSPRDPVRSWFLKIHDTISMAVASRPNVDKKSFEKAWREIEKVGKLCQNPKLTLKNSPPFMLDILPDTFNHLKTIYHHYEDKIHVLNEFEYFKIYLVNLDCKCKLVLKLFKDSRDKIFDERDNSRRKLTKLSLIFSHMLADLKAMFPNGVYIGNKFKITKADAAEFWNKAFGSKTIVSWKTFREHLQEVHPISSNIEAIALKTTIDFVVNEHVSIFEFDVFTRLFAPWFSIIQNWNLLAVTHPGYLAFLTYDEVKESLSKFMQKPGSYIFRLSCTRLGQWAIGYVTADGAILQTIPQHKTLMQALVDGARDGFYLYPNGNDTNPDLQPFLVEAAEQHIQVTEEQYEIYVEMGSTFQLCKICAENDKDTKIEPCGHLVCHLCLQHWQEGGQGCPFCRSDIKGIESVVIDAYAPRFKQQQTMLEQHSLPKHTNQTSFKPVNETDQNQNDKKFINDCDNKTNETGTTTHRQATSSATSQSSLFSHTNKNDVLKNHSVVGAHTTDKVLFLGSLKNSSNSSTNNPPVILSPPPVPDRAPTFEKIWSKAATPKGSPRCSPHHSPNMSPNITPPCSPKSKKKNLLDSAADAYPRKPKPYDGNLSSVKNPHSLETEIPPVPLRKKELLSQPDTIPPKSTNRHSFAENDKTKWNESNSKQTSPLRRAKSDDALDRSTDFDNVEPIPASSYDPKLNIKQYDSIFNPDPFLFPKSNSFVTSNKPLHSSLESRQDEEHVISESLTLNSSKESLDVSQLRTLEPASRMHDKKHQRSISDGEASSKKLSFQKSEGETSLRKFSENPFHENTSKVVQKDPSLTIYGCSSDDFLDALNESIKSKETSTSLNDVSHFSNTLNEVDKGDKEILEDNDLHNQKAIPSNVSILSASTLNSGANEQSSCFSQIKKIPTTDTTDLNSDTSTATRCNKLLPPVPPHRKENVGEEFHSSADKEFLTNTHSTEDNFQSLILQGYSPKAIKKALMISDNNYKIARNILKEFAPVKKN